attataaaatgttttttggtgaatcaattttgcaatcgtatgatttcttctttcgatgaacacaaccatggacaatagaacctaagtaaaacgttaagattcgttttctttagttgatattgtttatgtatttttctaaagaataatttttttttaattaaatctatttctgtttttcgctgggggggggcgaagcctccggctcgcctcgactgcgacttgtcacgcctcgtgctgccaacttcacacttctcacaatcctccacctatcgtcctcatgtcataatctactattatgtagcgggcgggtgttcattttttttatttccctccccttcctcttaccctccGCCGACAGTCGTCCCTTTCTGCCGcggcaggggagtagtacgctatggtggggacaccactacactcgcatgtttttctcaccgacgtgcgactgggtattccacgcccctgattcgtccaacttcaaacctcaataacttgaagagggtgcatctgatcaaaaagtcgctcaggacttttcgatccagaatttcacccccaacttaagtttaaagtttggacgtgcaattctgggacaccctgtatatataccatgatatatattttgtacAAATCATTTTTGTATGTGAAAGGTAGTTAAAAGATTTCTATACAAAAATGTGGGCACCTAGACGTTTCCAGGATTGTTACCGtggtttgtttaaaaattaattgtagaATTGTACACTTTCAGCCGATCATCCACTGGGAGTTCAGAGTAATATCTCCGGATTACCTTCGGAGGAGCTGATCACATACCACAGAGgagattatgaattttaattggatgAAAAGTAAAATCAACTCGAGGAAAGTTGGGAGATAactctaaataaatatttaagaatTTCAATATGTTTCATAAAAGAAAACAagatttttgttaaattaaattgttttattcCCTGATTGTTCTCACCTTAAAATATTAACTCCATTAGAAGCAAATTTTCCACACtgttattttaattacaactCGTCATCACTAGCCAAAGTCAGAAATAGTGTTGATGatggaaaacaaaataaattattaaaacattgttaatgtttaaataaatattgggatttaaattacaaatatattttcatttatcccaTTATATAAATGTGCAGTATTTACATTCATGGCAAAAATATCTAgagtttcagtcgattatgACCAGCTCCTGGAGAACTGGTAATGATTGCCAAAAATTGATGTTTTCATTCacagatttcattgaaaaagttttatgaaaattttagtataaaaatctatcaatatattttttagaacaattaattgttcattcattttgtattttaattttcagtgtgTGATGTCAACTTCAATCAAATGTTCTTCGAATTATACAAAAGTTGAGTGGACTTGatcgaaatatttaatatttttctacattactagaaatgaataattttatccgtgaatttttatgaattaatcaatttttcccactTACTAACTACTAATTATGTATAATAATAAGCCAATAATATTGTATCAATACAAGAAACTAAACTAATTACTATTTTACAATATTAAGTATTTATGGGATCatcaggaaaatgaaaaatgtttttttatgaagaattttGCTAAACAAGAAATATATAAGTTCTTTCTGACCACGCAATAAATACCTCAAtgagaaattataaaattaattcttcctaAGTATTGATGAATCTATGTCACTAATCTTCCGGTATATAAACAGGGCACTTCTGTTTTACATTATggtatatataattaattgaaagagaTGAATCCCCCGGCCAATGCCACTGCACTCGAGTGACAAATGTCTCGAGGAAGCTAGCACAAGCTGATTCTGGTCGACGATtagcataaaaattttcattcgtcaTAGAATTGAAGTAATAATGATGGCTAGTTTTCCTACTGATAATTCGTGTCCAGGGTGCACTAGTTGTCTTCAAGAATACCACACTATTTGGTACAAAGGATAGTGGATCGTTATCGGGGCGTGTCCTCCTCGGGTATGAATCTTGTAGATAATGTACTAATAATTTCTTCTTGTTTATCAATGTACACGGTTGTACATGAAGTTTCATGGGTAACTCACGATCCAGAGGATGCAATTCCTTGGCACGAACTGGACAATATGCAGAGTTATTGGGCTTCCACAGAGACTCACAGAATTTATTGATGAGAGCATACCTAAAAACACGATGATTTCAAAtagattagaaaattatttttaaacgtccgtataaaattttgtaaaaagtccaaaacataCCTTTCTGGAAGTGAATTTCTGCTGACATCCTCTCCTCCCAGGAGATACGCATCGACAATATGCAATGCTTCAGTTCTCCGGATATTATTTTCCAGTCCTCTCATCTCCTCCACCAGTTCAGCATAAACAAATGTATTAGGAGGCAGTTCAATATTGTCGGCCCTCTCCCAGGTATTCTTCACCAACCTAAAGACATTGGttcttcccatacccaagtagaAAGTCAATTGTTTGCTAGGTGTTGTTCCACTGGCATCCGATCCACAGAGTACTGCATACCAATCACAGGGATTTTCCAGGATAGTCGTTGTCACATTCTTAGAAGTCAAAATCATGGGAGGAGCGCTCAGGTACTTTACAACAGATTCGACGACGATTGAACGAAGTCTCTCCTCTGGTTTCAAGAGCATGGGGACTATTCTAGTCTGGTCCGGTAGATGCCAATATTCAAGACACTCCTTCTTCATCTGCGTCTGCTTCGGCTCAGAGAGGTTCCGATTCTCGGCAAAGGCAGCGATCTTCAAGAGTCCCATCACTTGTTTCCTTCCCAGATCGTTGTTGGAACTACAAATATAGTTGTAGAAGCTATCGGCATCTTGGAGCAACTCCACAGGTACCAATTCCCTGATATCGCCGTTCCCGTCAGCCCTCAGAAGAACTTCCCTAGCATATGAAAGATAGTTGATCACAGCCTCAATTTCACTCTTCTTCTTCTCGCAAATCAAGTACCTAGAAcacgagaaagaaaaattaatgaaattattggaaaatttacaaaaaaaaaaaatgtattttatattgtaaaaattagacaATACACACCTTTCAGAGTTGCCAGGTCTAGATGTATTCGgcttgaaaattgatattttttcaaagcatCTGTATAGCAAGTAAATCAATCCCACGCTGAATGGTGTGAACAGATCGAACAATTTAGTAACAAAGTGTCCACCTGTCCGCACAATCTTAAGGGCCACCAGGCATTGGCACAAGTATAACTGTTTCGACAAAATCTCCTGAATACTTTCTATTCCCTCAACCGAAAATCCTCCATCAGCCATCATGAAGTGAACACCCTGTCCTTGGGTATGATTCATGATAAGTTGTTGATAGGCGAGTTGATTCTCCAGATCATAAATATTACCATCACCCTTGGGTCCATAAAAAGGATGAAAAGTTTCTGGTGGTCCAGCGTAAAAGTTATGTAATTGAAAGTCGTTGGAGCCCCTCAGGGTGAACCCAAAGCCCTTTGCATGCCACTTCCTCCTCCACAGGACATATTCACTGAATCCTCCAGGACCGGCGCATACGTCGGCGAAGTAGAGGATCTCATTTGGATTTGCCGTTGTTGGATTAGTGAACATGAAATTGCAGGCTCTGTCAATATTAGCCATTTTTACAGCATCTcgattaagaaaaaatacacCTCTGATTGTTTCAAAGGGATTCGAATGAATCCTCGCCCTTtgtatttcagatttttctaaACCATCGAAAATGCTCTTCGAGCTTATGACCTGGTGAAGGATCTGGGGCTCGCAAAATAAAGTTTCATCATCAATGGTCTTTTTCCAGGGAGCCCTGCGCATCCAACCCCTGAAATCCTCTGCTATTGGTGGTTCCTGATCATTTCTCAACCAGTAGATTTTCTCCCTAACGCTTATGATTTCTTGGGATGGATCCCATTTCCCAATGGCTTTGATCAGAGCTTGGTTACTATGACCCAAACCTCGTCGACCCTTATGCAAAGAAGCCTGAATGGGCTCAgcgataaaatgatttttcttaccCAGGCCCTTGCCACGAGTAAAGTCCATATTTTGCATTATTGTATGGACGACGTTCGAAGTCACGTGGCGAGAAGCGGAGGATTCCTCCAGAAGGGAGCCACCCCGGGTCATTGGGATTGAGAGAGAACCAGATCCTCTACGCCGTTTAACCATAACCGAAGGATTATCAAAAGTTGTAGTTCCGGTCTCTTCCGGTTTAGCGACGTAATTATAACACCTTTTGCTCGAAGCGGAAGCCTGGACGACATCGCCGTCTGAAGATTCTAAAATATCAAGAAAACTATCGATTTTAGCTACGGAACTCGCGATAAATTTATCAGATTTTATCATTAGTAATGagattttctagaaaattcaaaacgaAATGTTACGATGAAACTAAT
This sequence is a window from Diachasmimorpha longicaudata isolate KC_UGA_2023 unplaced genomic scaffold, iyDiaLong2 ctg00000282.1, whole genome shotgun sequence. Protein-coding genes within it:
- the LOC135172401 gene encoding cap-specific mRNA (nucleoside-2'-O-)-methyltransferase 1-like; translation: MDTARAFGDNLHDGSSAGLPSEQDLVNIGSRKNFGIIESSDGDVVQASASSKRCYNYVAKPEETGTTTFDNPSVMVKRRRGSGSLSIPMTRGGSLLEESSASRHVTSNVVHTIMQNMDFTRGKGLGKKNHFIAEPIQASLHKGRRGLGHSNQALIKAIGKWDPSQEIISVREKIYWLRNDQEPPIAEDFRGWMRRAPWKKTIDDETLFCEPQILHQVISSKSIFDGLEKSEIQRARIHSNPFETIRGVFFLNRDAVKMANIDRACNFMFTNPTTANPNEILYFADVCAGPGGFSEYVLWRRKWHAKGFGFTLRGSNDFQLHNFYAGPPETFHPFYGPKGDGNIYDLENQLAYQQLIMNHTQGQGVHFMMADGGFSVEGIESIQEILSKQLYLCQCLVALKIVRTGGHFVTKLFDLFTPFSVGLIYLLYRCFEKISIFKPNTSRPGNSERYLICEKKKSEIEAVINYLSYAREVLLRADGNGDIRELVPVELLQDADSFYNYICSSNNDLGRKQVMGLLKIAAFAENRNLSEPKQTQMKKECLEYWHLPDQTRIVPMLLKPEERLRSIVVESVVKYLSAPPMILTSKNVTTTILENPCDWYAVLCGSDASGTTPSKQLTFYLGMGRTNVFRLVKNTWERADNIELPPNTFVYAELVEEMRGLENNIRRTEALHIVDAYLLGGEDVSRNSLPERYALINKFCESLWKPNNSAYCPVRAKELHPLDRELPMKLHVQPCTLINKKKLLVHYLQDSYPRRTRPDNDPLSFVPNSVMAICIDWVEYVLKRWRCYVKLTTV